The nucleotide sequence AGCCCGCCGTACTCGGCGGTATCGGAGACGGAGTTCCACATTTCCATCAGCCCGCCCTCGTAGACCAGGTCGACGATCAGCTTCAGCTCGTTGAGGACCTCGAAGTAGGCCATCTCGGGGCTGTAGCCCGCGTCGACCAGGGTCTCGTAGCCGACCTTCATCATCTCGGTGACGCCGCCACAGAGGACGGCTTGCTCGCCGAAGAGGTCGGTCTCGGTCTCCTCCCGGAAGGTCGTCTCGATGACGCCCGCCCGCGTACAGCCGATCGCCTTCGCGTACGCGAGGGCCTGTTCCTTGGCCTCGCCACTCTCGTCCTGGTAGACGGCGACGAGCCCAGGGGTACCTTCACCGCGCTGGTAGGTCCGCCGGACCAGGTGGCCCGGTGACTTCGGGGCGACCATCGCTACGTCGACGCCTTCCGGGGGTTCGATCTGGCCGTAGTGGATGTTGAACCCGTGGGCGAACTGCAGCGTGTCCCCCGGTTCCAGGCTGTCCTCGATCTGGTCGTAGACGACCGGCTGGACGTTGTCCGGGACGAGCATGACGACGATGTCGCCCTCGGCCGCTGCCTCGGGGGGCGTCTCGACCTGCATGCCGGCGTCCTCGGCGACCGGGCGGTCCTCGTTGCCCTCGGGCAGGCCAACGACCACGTCGACGCCGCTGTCGTCGAGATTCTGGGCGTGGGCGTGGCCCTGGCTGCCAAAGCCAAGGACCGCTACCGTCGCGTCTTCGAGATACGATTCGTCCGCGTCGTCGTCGTAGTAGACAGTCGTGTCGAATTCGTCAGTCATCGGTAGTGTGTCGTCTTCGTTTCCGGATGGGTCAGTGTTCAATCTATCGTGTCGGCGTGCTCGGTCGTCGAACTACTCCTCGCTCATGTGCCCGTTGGCGTCCATCGTCTCCGCGCCGCGTTCCAGCGCCGCCGCGCCGGTGCGGACGACCTCCTCGACCTCGAACTGCTCGAAGGCCTCGACCGCGGCGTCGATCTTCTGCTTGCTGCCCGTAATCTCGACCGTCACGGCGTTCGTCGAGGCGTCGACGGCCTGGCCGCCGTACATCTCCGCGACCGACTGGATGTCGTCGGGCTTCTCGCCGCGAACCTTCACGAGGGCGAGTTCCCGCCGCATCGCCTCGGGCTTCAATTCCTCGACGGCGATCGTGGGGACGAGCTTCTCGAGTTGCTTCTTGGCCTGCTCGATGCCCGGCTCGGCCTCCTCGATGACGATCGTCATCCGGGCGATGTCGTCGTCGGTCGTCGGCCCGACGGTGAGGCTCTCGATGTTGAACTGCCGGCGACTGAACAGCCCCGACACTTCGGCGAGGACGCCGGGCTCGTGTTCGACCAGCGCCGATAGCACGGCCATCCGGGGCTGGTGGGTCGCCTCCGCTTCCGGATCGATACGAATACCTTGCTCGTTGCGCCGCCCCTCGGGTCGCATCCGCTCCTCGGGGGCCGGCCCTGGGAGTTCGCCACTGCTCATTTACAGTCCCTCCAGTTGTTTCTCCGAGAGTGCAAACAGTCCGTTGTCGCCGCCGCTCGGGACCATGGGATAGACGTTCTCGCCGGGATCGATGATCGCGTCGATCACCGCCGGGCCATCGTACTCGCGTGCTTCCTTGATGACTTCCTCAACCTCGTCGTGATCCTCCAGGCGGAACCCGCGTGCGCCGAAGGACTCCGCCAAGAGGTCGAACTCGGGCACCCACTGGTACTCACTGGCCATCCGCCGGCCCTCGTAGAAGCCGTCCTGCCACTGGCGGACCATCCCGATGGCCTCGTTGTTGAGGATGACGTACGTGATGTCCAGGTCCTCGCGGACTGCCACGGACAACTCCTGCATCGTCATCAGGAACGAGCCGTCGCCGTCGAAGGCGACGACCTCCCGGTCGGGGGCGGCCAGCTTCGCGCCGATGGCCGAGGGGACACCGTAGCCCATCGTCCCCAGGCCATTCGAGGAAACCCAGGTCCGGGGTTCGGTGTAGGTCCAGAACTGGCAGGCCCACATCTGGTGTTGGCCGACGCCCGTGGTGACGATCGCGTCGTCGTCGGCCATCTCGGCGAAGCGCTCGACGACGTGCTGGGGTTTGATCGGCTCGTCCTCGGGTGCTTCGTAGTCCAGCGGGTATTCGTCCTTCCAGGTCTGGCACTGCTCGCGCCACTCGTCGGCGTCTGGCGCGTCCGTTAGTTCGTCCTCGAGCTGTTCGAGGACGCGCTCGGCGTCGCCCAAAAGCGGGTAGTCGGCGTAGATGTTCTTGTTGATCTCGGCGGCATCGATCTCGACGTGGATGACCTCGGCGTCGGGCGCGAAACTGTCGACACCACCAGTCAGCCGATCGTCAAAGCGCGTGCCGACGCCGATCAACAGGTCCGTGTTCGTGATCGCCAGGTTGGCCGCGCCGGTGCCGTGCATCCCCGCCATCCCCAGCGATAGCTCGTCGGTCTCGGGGAAGCTTCCCAGCCCCGGCATGGTCGTGATCACCGGGATGTCGTACTTGCGGGCGAACGCGCGCAACTCGTCGCTGGCTTCGCCCTTGATGACGCCGCCGCCCGAGAGGATGACCGGCCGATCGGCGTCCTCGATCGTTTCGGCCGCGGCCTCGATGACAGCCTCGTCGGCAGTCTCCGGCGGGTGATAGGTATCGGGCGTCTCCGGGGAGACCGGCTGGACGTCGGTCTCGGCCTTGCTTGCGTCCTTCGGGAGATCGACCAGCGTCGGCCCCTGGCGACCGGACTCGGCCAGGGCGAACGCCTCGCTGACGTCAGCACCCAGCGTGTCCGGGTCGCCGGCGAAGTAGTTGTTCTTGGTGATGGGCTGGGTGATCCCCACCGTATCGACTTCCTGGAAGGCGTCGTTGCCGACGAAGTCAGTCGCGACCTGGCCGGTCAGCGCGATCATCGGATCGGAGTCCATCGACGCGTCGGCGATGCCCGTCACGAGATTCGTCGCGCCCGGGCCGGAGGTCGCCATCGCGACGCCCGGTTCGCCCGAGACGATGCCGTAGGCGTCGGCGGCGTGGGCCGCACCCTGCTCGTGGGCCATCGTGATGTGCTCGATGTCCGAGTCGTACAGGGCGTCGTAGACGGGCATGATCGCGCCGCCCTGGACGCCGAAGGCCATGTCGACGCCGGCCTCTTCGAGGGCGATGATCGCCGCTTCCGCGCCCGTCGTTACCTCGCGCGCGTCGTCAGCTTCGTCCTCCTCATCGGCAGCATCTGTCGATGGATCCGGCTCGCGG is from Halorhabdus sp. BNX81 and encodes:
- the ilvC gene encoding ketol-acid reductoisomerase, whose amino-acid sequence is MTDEFDTTVYYDDDADESYLEDATVAVLGFGSQGHAHAQNLDDSGVDVVVGLPEGNEDRPVAEDAGMQVETPPEAAAEGDIVVMLVPDNVQPVVYDQIEDSLEPGDTLQFAHGFNIHYGQIEPPEGVDVAMVAPKSPGHLVRRTYQRGEGTPGLVAVYQDESGEAKEQALAYAKAIGCTRAGVIETTFREETETDLFGEQAVLCGGVTEMMKVGYETLVDAGYSPEMAYFEVLNELKLIVDLVYEGGLMEMWNSVSDTAEYGGLTRGEYVIDDSAREGMEQILEEVQDGTFAKEWISENQTNRPSYKQLREAEQNHEIEEVGEPLRELFSWDEAAE
- the ilvN gene encoding acetolactate synthase small subunit — protein: MSSGELPGPAPEERMRPEGRRNEQGIRIDPEAEATHQPRMAVLSALVEHEPGVLAEVSGLFSRRQFNIESLTVGPTTDDDIARMTIVIEEAEPGIEQAKKQLEKLVPTIAVEELKPEAMRRELALVKVRGEKPDDIQSVAEMYGGQAVDASTNAVTVEITGSKQKIDAAVEAFEQFEVEEVVRTGAAALERGAETMDANGHMSEE
- the ilvB gene encoding biosynthetic-type acetolactate synthase large subunit, with protein sequence MSERAFHQDREPDPSTDAADEEDEADDAREVTTGAEAAIIALEEAGVDMAFGVQGGAIMPVYDALYDSDIEHITMAHEQGAAHAADAYGIVSGEPGVAMATSGPGATNLVTGIADASMDSDPMIALTGQVATDFVGNDAFQEVDTVGITQPITKNNYFAGDPDTLGADVSEAFALAESGRQGPTLVDLPKDASKAETDVQPVSPETPDTYHPPETADEAVIEAAAETIEDADRPVILSGGGVIKGEASDELRAFARKYDIPVITTMPGLGSFPETDELSLGMAGMHGTGAANLAITNTDLLIGVGTRFDDRLTGGVDSFAPDAEVIHVEIDAAEINKNIYADYPLLGDAERVLEQLEDELTDAPDADEWREQCQTWKDEYPLDYEAPEDEPIKPQHVVERFAEMADDDAIVTTGVGQHQMWACQFWTYTEPRTWVSSNGLGTMGYGVPSAIGAKLAAPDREVVAFDGDGSFLMTMQELSVAVREDLDITYVILNNEAIGMVRQWQDGFYEGRRMASEYQWVPEFDLLAESFGARGFRLEDHDEVEEVIKEAREYDGPAVIDAIIDPGENVYPMVPSGGDNGLFALSEKQLEGL